The sequence below is a genomic window from Flavobacterium sediminilitoris.
GAAGAATATTTTTAAGAGTAGTTTTTTTGTCATGGTAGCCATGTTAGTAATTTCTTGTAACAAAGATGATAGTTCAAATTCTTCCATCGAGTTAAGAAATAGACAAGATGTGTATGATGAAAATATTGCTGAAATAGAAGCATATTTAAAAGCTACTTATCTTACTGTTGATGCAGATTTGGATGCTACAGTAGATAGTATTGATGCAGGACAGGTTTCTATATGGGATCAATTAGATTACCCTTTACAATCTGTTACAGTTAAAAACGACGCAAGGACAACAAATTTTACTGATGGAAGATTTCCAGATGATGTAGACTATAAATTATATTATATTGTTTTGAATGAAGGAGGAGGAGAGTTTCCAAAAAGTGTAGATTCAACACTTGTGGGATATAAAGGGTGGAATTTAGAAAATAAAATATTTGATCAAAATGATCAAGGAGTATGGTTTACATTTCCTCAGTTAGGTCAGTTTGACCCAGTTTCAATTTCTGGATTTAGACAAATATTGTCAAAAGTAAGAACGTCTCCTAATGCTCCTACTTTAGAGTCAGATGGGACTTTAACATGGTCTGATTATGGAAATGTATTAGTTTTTATTCCATCAGGATTAGCTTATTTTAGTTCACCAAGAGCAGGTATTGGAGCTTATAAACCAATTGCT
It includes:
- a CDS encoding FKBP-type peptidyl-prolyl cis-trans isomerase: MKNIFKSSFFVMVAMLVISCNKDDSSNSSIELRNRQDVYDENIAEIEAYLKATYLTVDADLDATVDSIDAGQVSIWDQLDYPLQSVTVKNDARTTNFTDGRFPDDVDYKLYYIVLNEGGGEFPKSVDSTLVGYKGWNLENKIFDQNDQGVWFTFPQLGQFDPVSISGFRQILSKVRTSPNAPTLESDGTLTWSDYGNVLVFIPSGLAYFSSPRAGIGAYKPIAFQTKLYKLKKNDHDRDRVLSVYEDLNNDNDYFNDDTDGDRIPDFLDIDDDGDGFVTKTEIKKPEGEAGLLKYYPFNIVLDDPTTPEDETELKGIPSCSNDFTTPARLRKHLDRNCH